In Proteiniborus ethanoligenes, one genomic interval encodes:
- a CDS encoding XdhC family protein produces MVKKVFKNIYKKLSQELELGNEVAMLTFLKPTSDKKGAITDKYVLVKDNLENDSFFKEKDKVLKQNILNAFETGYLQIINTEDENILIEPYFPNPRLVIFGGGHIAKPLVEFGAKVGFSVAVVDDRLSFANPGRFPHADEVICESFEKSFSRLNIRKSDFVVIVTRGHRHDGVCLRHSLGHNPAYIGMIGSRRRVKGVKDELLKEGYSQEKLDKVYSPIGVDINAVTPEEIAISIIAEVISVRRARKNAFIDGNIIKFNWPEFDGSVIDEMSKESDIPRALITIISSKGSVPRKAGAKMIVWLDGKTIGSIGGGCSEADIITLSRNIIQNKGYAIEHIDMTGDVAEDEGMVCGGIMDVLIEAF; encoded by the coding sequence ATGGTGAAAAAAGTGTTTAAGAATATCTATAAAAAACTATCACAGGAACTAGAATTAGGTAATGAAGTAGCTATGCTAACTTTCTTGAAGCCCACTAGTGATAAGAAGGGAGCTATTACAGATAAATATGTTTTAGTTAAAGATAACTTAGAAAATGATTCCTTCTTTAAGGAGAAGGATAAGGTTCTTAAGCAGAATATATTGAATGCATTTGAAACTGGCTATCTTCAGATTATTAATACTGAGGATGAAAATATTTTAATCGAGCCCTACTTTCCTAATCCAAGATTAGTTATTTTTGGTGGAGGCCATATTGCTAAGCCTCTAGTGGAATTTGGTGCTAAGGTAGGATTTTCTGTAGCGGTTGTAGATGATAGACTTTCTTTTGCAAATCCAGGCCGTTTTCCCCATGCAGACGAGGTTATATGTGAAAGCTTTGAAAAATCCTTCTCTAGGCTTAATATTAGAAAATCTGATTTTGTTGTAATTGTTACAAGAGGCCATAGGCATGACGGAGTCTGCTTACGTCATTCGCTAGGCCATAATCCTGCATATATAGGCATGATTGGCTCAAGGCGTAGAGTCAAAGGTGTAAAGGATGAGCTTTTAAAAGAGGGCTATTCTCAAGAAAAGCTTGATAAAGTTTATTCTCCTATTGGAGTAGATATTAATGCGGTTACTCCTGAAGAAATCGCCATTTCCATAATAGCCGAGGTTATAAGCGTTAGAAGAGCTAGAAAAAATGCTTTTATCGACGGAAATATTATTAAGTTTAATTGGCCTGAGTTCGATGGTTCTGTAATAGATGAAATGAGTAAAGAATCAGATATTCCTAGAGCTCTTATAACTATAATATCCTCCAAAGGCTCTGTGCCTAGAAAAGCAGGAGCAAAAATGATAGTTTGGCTGGATGGTAAGACTATAGGAAGTATAGGTGGAGGATGCAGTGAGGCTGATATAATAACTTTGTCTAGAAATATTATTCAAAACAAAGGGTACGCTATTGAGCATATTGACATGACAGGAGATGTGGCTGAAGATGAAGGTATGGTATGTGGTGGAATAATGGACGTACTAATAGAAGCTTTTTAA
- a CDS encoding GIY-YIG nuclease family protein — translation MMKTKKELKLEYKEMKPPMGAIIIKNNLSGKIFIDVSKDLKSIINRHRFQLKMGMHKTKELQQDWNEYGEEVFSFDVLEELKYDEKEEKIDCTKELELMKMIWLEKLKKDGLVQIYEK, via the coding sequence TTGATGAAAACAAAAAAAGAATTGAAGCTGGAATATAAAGAAATGAAACCTCCTATGGGAGCAATTATAATAAAGAACAATTTAAGCGGAAAAATATTTATAGATGTAAGCAAGGACCTAAAAAGCATAATAAATCGTCATAGATTTCAGTTGAAGATGGGCATGCATAAAACAAAGGAGTTACAACAGGACTGGAATGAATATGGTGAAGAAGTGTTTTCTTTTGATGTACTAGAAGAATTGAAATATGATGAAAAAGAAGAAAAAATAGATTGTACAAAAGAACTAGAGCTAATGAAAATGATATGGCTAGAAAAGTTAAAGAAAGATGGGCTTGTACAAATTTATGAAAAATAA
- a CDS encoding amidase family protein, which yields MSTEKKGFILEEATISSVHDAMKRGELTCRQLVEMYLERIEAYDQKGPALNSVIMINPKVLEIADELDKKFKESGFIGPLHGIPVLLKDNVDTGDMPTTAGSLSLEGVTPEDDAFITKKLKEAGALIIAKVNLHEFAVWGETVSSILGQTLNPYDLTRTPGGSSGGTGAAVAANFGLIGIGSDTINSIRSPASACSLVGLRPTVGLVSRDGIVPYSMTQDTSGPIMRTVEDTAKVLDAIAGYDPADPQTAWSIGHKPETYTAFLNKDGLKGKRIGVLKSFFGKSHIHEEVNKVVNNGLEEMKKNGATLVPIEENIDADSLVKEVSVHLYDLKSHLNVYLKDLGARAKVNSLEDVIESGKYHKGIEENIKFAQTLDINTPEYNQRLIKRMELRDLVMRIMAEYDLDAIAFPHQKRPVVKVGEPQAERNGVLGSATGFPSCVVPAGFTTPTEEAPIGVPVGLEILGREWDEGKLIEIAYGFEQATHYRKVPVSTPCLKG from the coding sequence ATGAGTACAGAAAAAAAAGGCTTTATTTTGGAGGAAGCTACTATTTCATCAGTTCATGATGCAATGAAAAGAGGAGAGCTGACTTGCCGTCAATTGGTAGAGATGTATTTAGAAAGAATAGAGGCATATGACCAAAAAGGACCTGCTCTCAATTCAGTAATTATGATAAACCCGAAGGTGCTAGAAATTGCAGATGAGCTAGATAAAAAGTTTAAGGAGTCAGGATTTATAGGGCCACTTCATGGGATACCAGTATTACTAAAGGATAATGTAGATACAGGAGACATGCCAACTACAGCAGGCTCACTTAGCTTAGAAGGTGTAACTCCAGAGGACGATGCTTTCATTACTAAAAAATTAAAAGAAGCGGGAGCTCTTATTATTGCAAAGGTAAATCTACATGAGTTTGCAGTATGGGGAGAAACAGTTAGCTCTATTTTAGGTCAAACCTTAAATCCATATGATTTAACTAGAACACCAGGAGGCTCTAGCGGCGGGACAGGTGCTGCAGTGGCTGCAAACTTTGGCCTTATAGGTATAGGATCAGACACTATTAACTCAATACGTTCTCCTGCATCAGCTTGTAGCTTAGTAGGACTTAGACCAACTGTAGGGCTAGTTAGTAGAGATGGAATAGTACCTTATTCAATGACTCAAGATACTTCTGGACCTATTATGCGTACAGTAGAAGATACTGCTAAGGTATTAGATGCAATAGCAGGATATGACCCTGCAGATCCTCAAACAGCTTGGTCCATTGGACATAAACCAGAAACCTATACAGCTTTTTTAAACAAAGATGGCTTAAAAGGCAAAAGGATAGGGGTATTAAAAAGCTTCTTTGGTAAAAGTCATATACACGAGGAAGTTAACAAGGTTGTTAATAATGGATTAGAAGAAATGAAGAAAAATGGGGCAACCTTAGTGCCAATTGAAGAAAACATAGATGCAGATAGCTTGGTTAAAGAGGTAAGTGTACATCTTTACGATTTAAAATCACATCTAAATGTATACCTAAAGGATCTAGGAGCACGTGCAAAGGTTAATTCTCTTGAGGATGTTATAGAATCAGGTAAATATCATAAAGGAATAGAGGAAAACATTAAGTTTGCCCAAACTTTAGATATAAATACTCCTGAATACAATCAACGTCTTATAAAGAGAATGGAGCTTAGAGACCTCGTAATGAGGATTATGGCAGAATACGATTTAGATGCAATAGCATTTCCTCATCAAAAACGACCTGTAGTAAAGGTTGGAGAGCCACAAGCAGAGAGAAATGGTGTACTAGGCTCAGCAACAGGATTCCCTTCTTGTGTAGTACCTGCTGGATTTACAACTCCAACAGAAGAAGCACCTATTGGAGTTCCTGTAGGACTAGAAATTTTAGGCAGAGAATGGGATGAAGGAAAGCTAATAGAAATTGCATATGGGTTTGAGCAAGCAACACATTATCGTAAGGTTCCTGTTAGCACACCTTGTTTGAAAGGTTAA